In a genomic window of bacterium:
- a CDS encoding cupredoxin domain-containing protein translates to MKSLGISTFVLSLVLFASAAISAESPDLAKALAGADWSKMETVTVTMTEYSFSPSPIVLKEGVPTRLVLKNAGKEAHYFVAERFFKTIATRKVQGSDGEVKAPSFTAVEVYPGRMLEWFFVPAQKGAYDLLCTVKGHAEHGMKGKIEVR, encoded by the coding sequence ATGAAGTCTCTCGGTATATCGACGTTCGTACTCTCCCTCGTTTTATTTGCGTCTGCCGCGATCTCCGCGGAGAGCCCGGATCTCGCGAAGGCGCTCGCCGGGGCCGACTGGTCGAAAATGGAAACCGTCACCGTCACGATGACCGAGTATTCCTTTTCTCCCTCGCCCATCGTCCTCAAGGAGGGCGTCCCGACCCGGCTCGTACTGAAAAACGCCGGGAAGGAGGCCCATTATTTCGTGGCGGAACGGTTCTTCAAGACGATCGCCACGAGGAAAGTCCAAGGTTCCGACGGCGAGGTCAAGGCCCCTTCCTTCACGGCGGTGGAGGTGTACCCGGGGAGGATGCTCGAGTGGTTCTTCGTGCCCGCACAGAAGGGGGCATACGACCTGCTCTGCACGGTCAAGGGACACGCAGAGCACGGAATGAAAGGGAAGATAGAGGTGCGTTGA
- a CDS encoding enoyl-ACP reductase: MGILQGRKGLILGVANEKSIAWGVARACHREGAELGFNYLGEALLKRVHPLAESIHSSLIEPLDVGDDAQLDDFFAKVESRWGRLDFIVHSIAFANRESLKGNFRDTSRADFHLALDISSYSFIACARRAARLMGPGGAMVTMSYLGAVRAVPNYNVMGVAKAALEAATRYLAHDLGPEGIRVNAISAGPIRTLAASGVGDFRKLMEKNARGALLRRNVTQDEVGNAAAYLLSDWASGVTGEVHYVDGGFNIGGGDPGGEPAP; the protein is encoded by the coding sequence GTGGGAATTCTGCAGGGCAGGAAAGGGCTGATCCTTGGCGTTGCCAACGAGAAATCCATCGCATGGGGCGTGGCAAGGGCCTGTCACCGCGAGGGGGCCGAGCTCGGGTTCAACTATCTCGGCGAGGCGCTGTTGAAACGCGTTCATCCCCTGGCGGAGTCGATCCATTCGAGTCTCATCGAGCCGCTCGACGTCGGCGACGACGCCCAGCTCGACGATTTCTTCGCCAAGGTCGAGTCCCGATGGGGGCGGCTCGACTTCATCGTGCACTCCATCGCCTTTGCCAACAGGGAATCGCTGAAAGGCAATTTCCGGGATACCTCGCGCGCCGATTTCCATCTCGCGCTGGATATTTCCTCCTACTCCTTCATCGCCTGCGCCCGGCGGGCGGCCCGGTTGATGGGGCCGGGGGGGGCCATGGTGACGATGAGCTACCTCGGGGCGGTCCGCGCCGTGCCGAACTACAACGTGATGGGTGTGGCGAAGGCCGCCCTCGAAGCGGCGACCCGGTACCTGGCCCACGACCTCGGGCCGGAAGGGATCCGCGTCAACGCCATATCGGCCGGGCCGATCCGCACGCTGGCCGCCTCCGGCGTGGGCGATTTCCGCAAGCTGATGGAGAAGAACGCCCGTGGGGCCCTGCTCCGACGGAACGTGACGCAGGACGAGGTGGGGAACGCCGCCGCGTACCTCCTTTCGGACTGGGCTTCCGGCGTGACCGGCGAAGTGCACTACGTCGACGGGGGGTTCAACATCGGAGGCGGCGACCCGGGCGGCGAACCGGCCCCCTAA
- a CDS encoding SDR family oxidoreductase — MGKVTLITGATSGIGKETALLLAGKGYEVYAGARNPADGEALVAEAKGRGIPLKAVQLDVTDDGSVRAAVSLVARESGGLDNLVNNAGYGFLGTVEEATDAEIQRQFDVNVFGVGRMCRAALPLMRARRSGVIVNISAWLGRMGFPLLTYYNASKYAVEAITDSLRYEVGPFGIRVHSVMPGLFRTRFVSGGLVANPATVSPASPYAALASKLIPVVAKKINEGPDPAAVAEAVLRVIEDDASPIRTPVGVEAETFVPMAKQMADEAFEAKVKEIFGL, encoded by the coding sequence ATGGGGAAGGTCACATTGATCACCGGGGCGACGTCCGGAATAGGGAAGGAAACGGCCCTCCTGCTGGCGGGCAAGGGGTACGAGGTGTACGCGGGGGCGCGGAACCCGGCGGACGGGGAGGCGCTGGTCGCCGAGGCAAAGGGACGGGGCATCCCACTAAAGGCCGTGCAACTGGACGTCACGGATGACGGTTCCGTCCGCGCCGCCGTTTCGCTCGTGGCCAGGGAGTCCGGAGGGCTGGACAACCTCGTCAACAACGCGGGGTACGGGTTCCTGGGGACGGTGGAGGAGGCGACGGATGCGGAAATCCAGCGCCAGTTCGACGTCAACGTCTTCGGCGTGGGCCGGATGTGCCGGGCGGCGCTCCCCTTGATGCGGGCCCGGCGGTCGGGCGTGATCGTCAACATCTCCGCGTGGCTCGGGAGGATGGGGTTTCCGCTGTTGACGTACTACAACGCGAGCAAGTACGCCGTCGAGGCGATCACCGATTCCCTGCGGTACGAAGTGGGGCCCTTCGGCATCCGGGTGCACTCCGTGATGCCGGGCCTCTTCCGGACCCGATTCGTATCGGGGGGGCTGGTTGCGAACCCGGCGACCGTCTCCCCGGCGTCGCCGTACGCCGCGCTGGCGTCGAAACTGATCCCCGTGGTGGCGAAGAAGATCAACGAGGGGCCGGACCCCGCGGCGGTCGCGGAGGCGGTCCTCCGCGTGATCGAGGATGACGCTTCACCCATCCGCACCCCGGTGGGTGTCGAGGCGGAGACGTTCGTCCCGATGGCGAAGCAGATGGCGGATGAGGCGTTCGAGGCGAAGGTGAAGGAGATCTTCGGGCTGTAG
- a CDS encoding ammonia-forming cytochrome c nitrite reductase subunit c552, which produces MGAENSVGFHNPTEAARILGDATAFAGKAEGLLRQALAMSGVDVPMVVNLELDKYLDGRGKKKLAFQKAVEFKDPFGVQEKLLTVQQTK; this is translated from the coding sequence GTGGGGGCGGAAAACTCCGTGGGCTTCCACAACCCGACGGAGGCGGCGAGGATCCTCGGGGACGCGACCGCCTTCGCGGGAAAGGCCGAAGGGCTTCTCCGGCAGGCGCTGGCGATGTCCGGCGTCGACGTGCCGATGGTCGTGAACCTCGAACTGGACAAGTATCTCGACGGCAGGGGCAAGAAGAAACTCGCTTTCCAGAAAGCGGTGGAATTCAAGGATCCTTTCGGGGTCCAGGAGAAGCTCCTGACGGTCCAGCAAACGAAATAG
- a CDS encoding DUF481 domain-containing protein — MKRGAVVLAAWALLATASLAGAGEPSKNGKAWSDQAELSFVNTTGNTKTTSLAGKNLLAYKFTPGIVGSWKIGGLYSKDSGRTTAENYATELRLDWLYTERIYTYILGGWNKDRFAGIDQRYYGGGGMGYKFLLGPRHFLAGEAGLNYTAEEYIDGSDSDFLTGRAFAKYEYAITKKNRFSQSLEYLYDFSDSAHYKLNSETALVASLTDIFSLKAGYTVRYDHKPVPAGLKQTDTVMSAALVANF, encoded by the coding sequence ATGAAAAGAGGAGCGGTTGTCCTGGCGGCGTGGGCTCTCCTGGCGACGGCATCCCTCGCCGGCGCCGGGGAGCCGTCGAAGAACGGAAAGGCATGGAGCGATCAGGCCGAGCTTTCCTTCGTCAACACGACCGGGAACACCAAGACGACGAGCCTGGCGGGAAAGAACCTGCTGGCGTACAAGTTCACTCCCGGGATCGTCGGATCCTGGAAGATCGGAGGCCTGTACAGCAAGGACAGCGGCCGGACAACGGCGGAGAACTACGCCACCGAACTGCGGCTCGACTGGCTGTATACGGAGAGGATCTACACCTACATTCTCGGCGGCTGGAACAAGGACCGGTTTGCGGGGATCGACCAGCGGTACTACGGCGGAGGCGGCATGGGCTACAAGTTCCTCCTGGGACCCAGGCACTTCCTGGCGGGCGAGGCCGGGCTGAATTACACCGCAGAGGAGTACATCGACGGTTCGGACAGCGATTTCCTCACGGGCCGCGCCTTCGCGAAATACGAATACGCGATCACAAAGAAAAACCGGTTCTCCCAGTCGCTGGAGTACCTGTACGACTTCTCCGACTCCGCGCACTACAAGCTGAATTCCGAAACGGCGCTCGTCGCGTCCCTCACGGACATCTTCTCCCTGAAGGCGGGGTACACCGTCCGATACGACCACAAGCCCGTCCCCGCGGGGCTCAAGCAGACGGACACGGTCATGTCTGCCGCGCTGGTGGCGAATTTCTGA
- the dmeF gene encoding CDF family Co(II)/Ni(II) efflux transporter DmeF — protein sequence MHTEFVERWVHDHTFGQDQKRSAERRTLVVSVVTILTMIVEIGAGLAFGSMALLADGLHMGSHASALAISVFAYRYTRTHATDARFNFGTGKVSSLAAFASATILALFALTMVWESVGRFLSPVVIRFNQAILVAVIGLIVNGACLAVLRGGGSFDRKRGGEHEGESDDGHARADAGDDGRDPRSHAGDASGRHDHHDHHDHNFRSAYLHVLADALTSVFAVFALLFGKYLGQQWLDPFMGLVGATLVVRWSWGLLRASARVLLDLQAPDEVLGAIRKSIESEGDNRISDLHVWSVGPGIYAAEIAVVSSRPRDPDEYCKLLPGKLGLVHVTVEAHRCAAHGQGEP from the coding sequence ATGCACACGGAATTCGTTGAACGGTGGGTGCACGACCACACCTTCGGGCAGGACCAGAAGAGGTCCGCCGAGCGGCGTACGCTGGTGGTCAGCGTCGTCACGATTCTGACGATGATCGTGGAAATCGGGGCCGGGCTTGCTTTCGGCTCCATGGCGCTCCTGGCCGACGGGCTCCACATGGGGAGCCATGCCTCGGCGCTCGCCATCTCGGTGTTCGCCTACCGGTACACCCGTACCCACGCCACGGATGCGCGCTTCAACTTCGGCACGGGCAAAGTAAGCTCGCTTGCCGCGTTTGCGAGCGCGACGATCCTCGCGCTGTTCGCCCTGACCATGGTTTGGGAGAGTGTGGGGCGGTTCCTTTCCCCTGTGGTCATCCGGTTCAACCAGGCGATCCTCGTCGCGGTGATCGGCCTGATCGTCAACGGGGCATGCCTCGCCGTCCTTCGTGGAGGCGGGTCATTCGATAGAAAACGCGGAGGGGAGCACGAAGGGGAATCCGATGACGGCCATGCGCGCGCCGACGCTGGCGACGATGGCCGGGATCCCCGGAGTCATGCCGGCGATGCATCGGGCCGGCATGACCACCACGACCACCACGACCACAACTTCCGGTCCGCCTATCTTCACGTGCTGGCGGACGCCTTGACCTCCGTTTTTGCGGTCTTTGCCCTCCTCTTCGGCAAATACCTCGGGCAGCAGTGGCTGGACCCTTTCATGGGCCTGGTCGGAGCCACGCTCGTGGTTCGCTGGTCCTGGGGGTTGCTCCGCGCGTCGGCGCGCGTGCTTCTCGATCTGCAGGCCCCCGACGAGGTGCTGGGGGCGATCCGGAAGTCGATCGAATCGGAGGGAGACAATCGGATCTCCGACCTGCATGTGTGGTCCGTGGGTCCGGGAATCTATGCGGCGGAGATCGCGGTCGTCTCTTCCCGGCCCCGGGACCCCGATGAGTACTGCAAGCTCCTGCCCGGGAAACTCGGCCTGGTTCACGTGACGGTCGAGGCCCACCGATGTGCGGCCCATGGTCAGGGAGAACCCTGA
- a CDS encoding BON domain-containing protein, giving the protein MKARYVAALTIVAFALLATANPLQASETDRRIESSASNSYVFRTYLKDDDVKVHSRNGVVTLTGTVREESHKSLAGETAGALPGVKKVHNRLSVKEKAPTKSSDAWVIAKVKAALLVHRNVSALQTEVDVKSGVVTLRGEASSDAQKELTTEYVKDIEGVKGVRNEMSVPPKPRGKTDTVMETIDDASITAQVKLALLTHRSTSALDTKVDTDDGVVTLAGKAKNAAEKDLVTKIVSDIKGVKSVKNNMTVGKTG; this is encoded by the coding sequence ATGAAGGCACGATATGTTGCGGCCCTGACGATCGTCGCGTTCGCACTTCTGGCGACCGCCAATCCACTGCAAGCCTCCGAAACAGACCGCCGGATCGAATCGTCGGCCTCGAATTCCTATGTGTTCAGGACGTATCTGAAGGATGACGACGTCAAGGTCCATTCCAGGAATGGAGTGGTAACTCTGACGGGGACGGTCCGTGAAGAATCCCACAAATCGCTCGCGGGGGAAACCGCAGGCGCCCTGCCGGGGGTCAAGAAGGTGCACAACCGACTCTCCGTCAAAGAGAAGGCTCCCACCAAGAGCTCGGACGCCTGGGTGATTGCGAAAGTGAAAGCCGCGCTCCTGGTTCACAGGAACGTAAGCGCCCTGCAGACGGAAGTTGATGTGAAAAGCGGCGTTGTGACCCTGCGGGGCGAAGCCTCAAGCGATGCGCAAAAGGAACTGACGACCGAATACGTCAAGGATATCGAGGGAGTGAAGGGCGTACGCAATGAGATGAGCGTACCCCCGAAGCCGAGGGGGAAGACCGACACCGTGATGGAAACCATCGATGACGCGTCCATCACCGCCCAAGTCAAACTGGCATTGCTTACGCACCGTTCGACCAGTGCCCTTGACACCAAGGTCGACACGGACGACGGCGTAGTCACGTTGGCGGGCAAGGCAAAGAATGCGGCCGAAAAGGACCTTGTCACCAAGATTGTGAGCGACATAAAAGGCGTGAAAAGCGTGAAGAACAACATGACCGTCGGAAAAACCGGGTAG
- a CDS encoding response regulator, giving the protein MRRFSEIVNDVRGGIRRLRPRNTIAIPIVLLLLLIGAGILTAGYFINKSVFHTVFEERESNKVRNIHLTIESIVSTEVNRISSLARILKNDTDVVYGLFHYTGTHGDTRPLKSAMNQLYPKMNLRVFEMFDTDGNLLYRAGKRKAPGERTLERMPAFKRALKGDQVVTAIHTSEGFGIWAIAPVYVFGKAKPSGVLFLGNRVDNDFAKRIARETGSQVFLATPDGVFAESYDSGVAEAFDPLLARRSIEEDRDIFHMDRTNYRSYTYVPIRVVDEQFCLVIETDTSVVKDLLAMNRARMIQWGFILLVGLAMIGGGLTLLLILPLNRLRGKAVQAIREYSGAGLDAVPGGNELSTLVRANDIMLDTIKNHIAERTRAEVAFRETSRTLHALIEASPLAVVVSDAFGTVRVWNPAAVRMFGWTEEETVGHPNPLLAPEGDPELRMACNLVLRGERFSNREICGRVRAGSEIFLTFSGAPLLDARGEIASMMAIMADITDAKAAGEALRRSQEQLRQSTKMEAIGKLAGGIAHDFNNLLSVITGYSELLLTRISSRNAARREIQEIHKAGERAAALTQQLLAFSRRQVLKPKALRMDAVVENLGRMLRRLIGEDIDFVTESQEDLWTVRADPNQVEQILMNLCVNARDAMPTGGKLVVSAENVTLDAPLVERELTIPPGRYAILRVADNGGGMDGEVLSRVFEPFFTTKEQGKGTGLGLATVYGIVKQSGGYIRVVSAPGEGTTFSVYLPAAEGEESAMEEDGREDGCVVPAGKRTILLAEDEEMVRELAIEIFQGAGHIVLDAQDGPAALAICDRHEGSIDLLVTDMVMPGMSGIDLARRVRDSRPGIPVLFMSGYAEEARERLGDLGEGRDFLQKPITPTNFSRKVREIFSDRASGIGV; this is encoded by the coding sequence TTGCGCCGGTTTTCGGAAATCGTCAACGATGTCCGGGGGGGGATCCGCAGGCTGCGCCCCCGGAACACCATCGCCATCCCCATCGTGTTGCTCCTTCTCCTCATCGGCGCCGGGATCCTCACCGCCGGCTATTTCATTAACAAATCCGTTTTCCACACGGTGTTCGAGGAGCGGGAGAGCAACAAGGTTCGGAACATTCATCTGACGATCGAATCCATCGTCTCCACAGAGGTGAACAGGATCTCGAGCCTGGCGAGGATCCTGAAAAACGACACGGACGTCGTGTACGGGCTTTTCCATTACACGGGAACGCATGGCGATACCAGGCCGCTGAAGTCGGCGATGAATCAGCTTTACCCGAAGATGAACCTGCGGGTCTTCGAAATGTTCGATACCGATGGGAACCTCCTGTACCGCGCGGGGAAGAGGAAGGCGCCGGGAGAGAGAACATTGGAGAGGATGCCGGCGTTCAAACGGGCATTGAAAGGCGACCAGGTCGTAACGGCGATCCACACCTCGGAAGGATTCGGGATCTGGGCGATCGCGCCGGTCTACGTGTTCGGGAAAGCGAAGCCCTCGGGAGTGCTGTTCCTCGGCAACCGCGTCGATAACGACTTCGCGAAGAGGATCGCACGGGAAACAGGCAGCCAGGTGTTCCTGGCGACCCCCGATGGGGTCTTTGCGGAATCCTACGATTCCGGCGTCGCCGAAGCCTTCGATCCCCTGCTGGCCAGGCGCAGCATCGAAGAGGATCGGGACATCTTCCATATGGACAGAACAAACTACCGTTCTTACACTTACGTTCCAATACGTGTCGTTGACGAACAGTTTTGCCTCGTGATCGAGACGGATACCAGCGTCGTCAAGGATCTCCTGGCGATGAACAGGGCCAGGATGATCCAATGGGGCTTCATCCTCCTGGTCGGCCTCGCGATGATCGGAGGCGGACTCACACTCCTGCTCATCCTGCCGTTGAACCGCCTGCGCGGGAAAGCGGTGCAGGCCATCCGGGAGTATTCCGGGGCGGGGCTCGATGCCGTTCCCGGGGGAAACGAACTCTCGACCCTGGTGCGGGCGAACGACATCATGCTGGACACCATCAAGAACCACATCGCGGAGCGGACCCGGGCCGAAGTCGCGTTCCGGGAAACCAGCCGCACCCTTCACGCCCTGATCGAGGCGTCCCCCCTCGCGGTTGTCGTCAGCGACGCCTTCGGCACGGTCCGCGTATGGAATCCGGCAGCCGTCCGAATGTTCGGATGGACGGAGGAGGAAACGGTCGGCCACCCGAACCCCCTTCTCGCCCCCGAGGGGGACCCGGAGCTTCGGATGGCATGCAACCTCGTCCTGCGCGGGGAGAGATTCTCCAACAGGGAGATCTGCGGCAGGGTCCGTGCCGGATCGGAGATCTTCCTCACCTTCTCGGGCGCCCCCCTGCTCGATGCGCGGGGAGAGATCGCCTCCATGATGGCGATCATGGCGGACATCACCGACGCCAAGGCGGCGGGGGAAGCGTTGCGCCGGAGCCAGGAGCAACTCCGCCAATCCACGAAGATGGAGGCCATCGGGAAGCTGGCGGGGGGCATCGCCCACGACTTCAACAACCTCCTCTCGGTGATCACGGGGTACAGCGAACTCCTCCTGACCCGCATCAGCAGCCGGAATGCCGCGCGGCGGGAGATCCAGGAGATCCACAAGGCAGGCGAACGGGCGGCGGCCCTCACCCAGCAGCTCCTCGCCTTCAGCCGGCGGCAAGTCCTGAAGCCGAAGGCGCTTCGCATGGACGCCGTGGTGGAGAACCTGGGAAGGATGCTTCGGCGGCTGATCGGAGAAGACATCGACTTCGTCACGGAATCGCAGGAAGACCTGTGGACGGTCCGGGCGGACCCGAACCAGGTCGAGCAGATCCTGATGAATCTTTGCGTGAACGCCCGGGACGCCATGCCCACAGGGGGGAAACTGGTCGTATCCGCGGAGAACGTCACGCTGGATGCGCCTCTCGTGGAACGGGAGCTGACCATCCCTCCGGGGCGCTACGCGATTCTCCGGGTCGCCGACAACGGGGGCGGCATGGACGGTGAGGTCCTCTCCCGGGTCTTCGAGCCGTTCTTCACCACGAAGGAGCAGGGAAAAGGGACGGGCCTGGGGCTGGCCACCGTGTACGGAATCGTCAAACAGAGCGGGGGGTACATCCGCGTCGTCAGCGCCCCGGGGGAAGGAACGACCTTCTCCGTCTACCTTCCGGCCGCCGAGGGGGAAGAATCCGCGATGGAAGAGGACGGGCGGGAGGACGGGTGCGTGGTTCCTGCAGGGAAGCGGACCATCCTGCTGGCCGAAGACGAAGAGATGGTTCGGGAGCTGGCGATCGAAATCTTCCAGGGGGCCGGGCACATCGTCCTCGACGCCCAGGACGGCCCCGCCGCCCTTGCGATCTGCGACCGCCACGAAGGCAGCATCGACCTGCTGGTCACCGACATGGTCATGCCCGGGATGAGCGGGATCGACTTGGCCCGGAGAGTGCGCGATTCGAGGCCCGGGATCCCGGTCCTCTTCATGTCGGGGTACGCGGAAGAGGCCAGGGAGCGCCTTGGGGACCTGGGCGAGGGGAGGGACTTCCTCCAGAAGCCGATCACACCGACGAATTTCTCCCGGAAAGTGAGGGAAATATTCTCCGATCGGGCATCGGGGATCGGGGTGTGA
- a CDS encoding YihY/virulence factor BrkB family protein has translation MREKLGSVLAFLTTGIWVLPEMGLSRSKAFSIKALKILLLAIRGFQRDQCSTKASALTFYSMLSVVPVIAVFFGIAKGFGFDKKLQVQLLAEFSEQQDVLLKVFEFSNAMIQKTNGGVIAGIGIGLLFYSVVKVLGRIEDSFNDIWKVRKSRTIARKFTDYLSITIVCPILVIMASSLTVTLASQLKAIAGKLSQWGLPPAPILLLLEIIPFVLIWVVFAFILIYMPNTKVRLKPGIVAAVVAGTAYQAAQWIYISFQVGVAKANAIYGSFAALPLFLMWIQVSWLIVLMGSEISFAAQNVGTLGFPAGSEKVNLHHKKILALLIARLVVRNFSEGKKPLTPSRIANALGMPSLLVHRIIEDFSSAGFFNAVKTEESEEAAYQPARDIRGITVQNVLDSLERSGSVDLPFTPTSDFRAISDTLDAFGETIGRSPENRLLTDL, from the coding sequence ATGAGAGAGAAACTGGGTTCCGTCCTCGCTTTTCTCACTACCGGAATCTGGGTCCTTCCGGAAATGGGCCTTTCCCGTTCCAAGGCGTTCTCCATCAAGGCGCTGAAAATCCTCCTGCTGGCGATTCGCGGATTCCAGCGGGACCAGTGTTCGACGAAGGCGTCGGCGCTCACCTTTTACTCCATGCTCTCCGTCGTTCCGGTCATCGCCGTCTTCTTCGGGATCGCCAAGGGATTCGGATTCGACAAGAAGCTGCAGGTCCAGCTCCTGGCGGAATTTTCGGAGCAGCAGGACGTATTGCTGAAGGTGTTCGAATTCTCCAACGCGATGATTCAGAAGACCAACGGGGGCGTCATCGCGGGAATCGGGATCGGACTGCTTTTCTATTCGGTCGTCAAGGTGCTGGGACGCATCGAGGATTCCTTCAACGACATCTGGAAAGTCAGGAAATCCCGCACGATCGCACGCAAGTTCACCGACTACCTTTCCATCACGATCGTATGCCCGATCCTCGTCATCATGGCGAGCAGCCTGACGGTCACGTTGGCAAGCCAATTGAAGGCCATCGCCGGGAAACTGTCCCAGTGGGGATTGCCCCCGGCGCCGATCCTTCTCCTGCTGGAAATCATCCCCTTCGTCCTGATCTGGGTGGTGTTCGCCTTCATCCTGATCTACATGCCGAACACGAAGGTCCGTCTGAAGCCCGGGATCGTCGCCGCCGTGGTGGCGGGGACCGCCTATCAGGCGGCCCAGTGGATCTACATCTCGTTCCAGGTCGGCGTGGCGAAGGCCAACGCCATCTACGGAAGCTTCGCCGCCCTGCCGCTCTTCCTCATGTGGATCCAGGTCAGCTGGCTGATCGTTCTCATGGGATCGGAGATCTCCTTCGCGGCACAGAACGTGGGCACCCTCGGGTTCCCCGCAGGATCGGAGAAGGTCAACCTTCACCATAAAAAGATCCTTGCCCTGCTGATCGCCCGCCTCGTGGTCCGGAATTTTTCCGAGGGGAAAAAGCCGCTCACCCCTTCCCGCATCGCGAACGCCCTGGGCATGCCTTCCCTCCTCGTGCACCGGATCATCGAGGATTTCTCCTCCGCGGGATTCTTTAACGCGGTGAAAACGGAGGAGAGCGAGGAGGCCGCCTATCAACCTGCCCGCGACATCCGCGGGATCACCGTGCAAAACGTTCTCGACTCCCTGGAGCGAAGCGGTTCCGTGGACCTGCCGTTCACGCCCACGAGCGATTTCCGGGCGATTTCGGATACCCTGGACGCCTTCGGGGAGACCATCGGCCGTTCCCCCGAGAACCGCCTCCTCACAGACCTTTGA
- a CDS encoding type 1 glutamine amidotransferase, translating into MELKGKHVAVLAEDLYEDLELWYPVHRFREAGAKVTIVGGGAGGYASKHGYPVTPDAAAEKVKAADFDAVIIPGGYAPDRMRRHKAMVDLVRDVFARGKVVAAICHGGWMLVSADVLRGRKATCFSAIKDDLVNAGALYEDREVVRDGNLVTSRKPDDLPAFCRTILQALSEAKA; encoded by the coding sequence ATGGAACTGAAGGGGAAGCACGTTGCCGTACTGGCGGAGGATCTCTACGAGGATCTCGAGTTGTGGTATCCCGTGCATCGATTCCGGGAGGCGGGAGCGAAGGTGACCATCGTGGGGGGAGGCGCGGGCGGATACGCCTCCAAGCACGGGTACCCGGTGACCCCGGACGCGGCGGCGGAAAAAGTGAAGGCCGCCGACTTCGACGCGGTGATCATCCCGGGCGGCTATGCGCCCGACCGGATGCGACGCCACAAGGCGATGGTGGACCTGGTCCGGGACGTGTTCGCGAGAGGGAAGGTCGTCGCGGCGATCTGCCACGGAGGGTGGATGCTGGTTTCGGCGGACGTGCTGCGGGGCAGGAAGGCGACCTGCTTCTCCGCCATCAAGGACGACCTGGTGAACGCGGGGGCCCTCTACGAAGACCGGGAAGTCGTCCGCGACGGGAACCTGGTCACGTCGCGGAAACCGGACGACCTCCCGGCCTTCTGCCGAACGATCCTCCAGGCACTGTCCGAGGCGAAGGCGTAA
- a CDS encoding 4a-hydroxytetrahydrobiopterin dehydratase: MELSDKRCVPCRGGVPALGAEEAGRLITQVPGWTLEEETKGIRREFRFRNFAEAMRFAGQVGEIAEAEGHHPDLSVGWGYCTVRFRTHSIRGLHENDFIMAAKVNRLLQPGSPPT; the protein is encoded by the coding sequence ATGGAACTTTCAGACAAGCGATGCGTTCCATGCCGGGGCGGGGTTCCGGCTCTGGGAGCGGAGGAGGCGGGAAGGCTGATTACCCAGGTACCCGGCTGGACGCTCGAGGAGGAGACGAAGGGAATCCGCCGCGAATTCCGGTTCCGGAATTTCGCGGAGGCGATGCGGTTCGCTGGGCAGGTCGGGGAGATCGCGGAGGCCGAGGGGCACCACCCGGACCTGTCCGTGGGATGGGGGTACTGCACGGTGCGGTTCCGGACCCACTCGATCCGGGGCCTCCACGAAAACGATTTCATCATGGCGGCGAAAGTCAACCGACTCCTCCAACCGGGGTCGCCGCCGACGTAA